Proteins from one Mercurialis annua linkage group LG7, ddMerAnnu1.2, whole genome shotgun sequence genomic window:
- the LOC130014445 gene encoding uncharacterized protein LOC130014445 has product MVSEKGRTKTAIEKGRTGPDRYRRLANAYSLNAKKLAECTNGFSQQNFIANFQFGEVYRGTFLGDDVIVKIWKNENSLYKVKPGDNEERYRDELRVLNYFQENDFHPNMAKPYGTCDDGGYKAILYHLQPKAIDTLHNLIGKDTFTWPQRIKVALGFASLLEFMHAPHPNYLPYLIRNIDAAHILVDEDYEPILFDVSMISGGILTDKRNVWYQYVDGCCGYVDPLCARPGKWSDKCDVFSYGVLLLALIGKRVYKDNAELPTINGSPQNSVMDLGALVHQSLESGSDFYSSDATEITNLAKTCVQSNPLRRPTMNDIMRCLQSLQIAKHYASTWEICKLLNGDKAILTGYRSFDSSVKDRRLLTWHSGHFSQLNRGSDYCRAGKNTLEEDYDTLEVFSYKELSMFTDGFNEQNFIGKFQFGRVFRGMIRKKKVMVKIWEPSDGIYLACQRGNKGRLRDEIALLRDARFSSHPNMVKLIGYCHEEEKVGAVYDLDPHQTLYNLSPKDDFTWLQRIKVAYEFACLLEFLHAHNLPYMPFLVRNIDAAHIILDKDYSPKLFDFGMAIGGIILDARITRNLYLSGCHGYMDGGRWYTSSDVYAYGCVLLGLISKKVYTEEDVKSGSAYVSELAVAECDEERSKACFDEALFSLVERKLSEDGDHFACDGAELTRLALQCVDNSFERPSMKQVVKCLLNLLVVHKHAKELGIKQVVRRKTKKSRIKRKSSRR; this is encoded by the exons ATGGTCTCCGAAAAAGGGCGAACGAAGACAGCAATTGAAAAAGGGAGGACGG GTCCGGACAGATATAGGAGATTGGCTAATGCGTATTCCTTAAATGCCAAAAAATTAGCTGAATGTACAAATGGATTCAGTCAACAAAATTTCATCGCAAATTTTCAATTCGGTGAAGTTTACCGTGGAACATTCCTGGGAGATGATGTGATAGTTAAGATATGGAAAAATGAGAACTCGTTATATAAAGTGAAACCAGGTGATAACGAGGAGAGATATAGG GATGAACTCCGTGTGCTGAATTATTTCCAAGAGAATGATTTTCATCCAAACATGGCAAAGCCTTATGGTACTTGTGACGACGGTGGATATAAAGCTATTCTTTATCATCTCCAGCCAAAGGCAATTGATACTCTGCATAATCTCATCGGAAAAG ATACTTTTACGTGGCCACAGAGGATTAAGGTTGCTCTCGGATTCGCCTCTTTACTTGAATTTATGCATGCTCCGCATCCTAATTATTTGCCCTATCTGATTCGCAATATTGATGCTGCTCATATACTGGTTGATGAG GATTATGAACCTATATTATTTGATGTTAGTATGATCTCTGGGGGAATTCTTACCGACAAAAGAAACGTTTGGTATCAGTATGTAGATGGGTGCTGTGGCTACGTTGATCCACTTTGTGCACGTCCAG GTAAATGGTCAGATAAATGTGATGTTTTTTCATATGGTGTTCTGCTCTTGGCTCTTATTGGCAAAAGAGTCTACAAGGACAATGCTGAATTGCCCACAATAAATGGCAGCCCACAAAATTCAGTAATGGACTTAGGTGCACTTGTGCATCAAAGCTTAGAGTCAGGATCGGATTTTTATTCAAGTGATGCAACTGAAATCACCAACTTGGCAAAGACATGTGTTCAGAGTAATCCTCTAAGGCGGCCTACAATGAATGATATTATGAGATGTTTGCAGAGTTTGCAGATTGCTAAACATTATGCAAGCACCTGGGAAATTTGCAAGCTACTTAATGGCGATAAGGCCATTCTTACAGGATATCGCTCTTTCGATTCATCAG TGAAGGATAGGAGACTCTTAACATGGCATTCGGGACATTTCTCACAACTCAATAGAGGCTCAGATTATTGCCGAGCAG GGAAAAACACTTTGGAAGAAGACTATGACACACTTGAAGTGTTTTCTTACAAAGAGTTAAGTATGTTCACCGATGGATTTAATGAACAAAATTTTATTGGAAAATTCCAATTTGGACGTGTATTTCGTGGCATGATTCGAAAGAAAAAAGTGATGGTGAAGATTTGGGAACCTAGCGATGGAATATATTTGGCTTGTCAGCGTGGTAACAAAGGCAGGTTGAGG GATGAAATTGCATTGCTTCGGGATGCTAGATTTAGCTCTCATCCAAATATGGTGAAATTGATAGGATACTGCCACGAAGAGGAGAAAGTTGGCGCTGTTTATGATCTGGATCCGCATCAAACTTTATATAATCTTTCACCTAAAG ATGACTTCACTTGGCTGCAGAGAATTAAGGTTGCGTATGAGTTTGCTTGCCTTCTTGAGTTTCTACACGCTCACAATTTGCCATATATGCCGTTTCTGGTTCGAAACATAGATGCTGCTCATATTATACTCGATAAG GATTACAGCccaaaattatttgattttgggATGGCTATTGGTGGAATTATTCTTGATGCTAGAATTACCAGAAATCTGTATCTTTCTGGATGTCATGGTTACATGGATGGAG GTAGATGGTATACTTCCTCTGATGTTTATGCATACGGGTGTGTACTTCTGGGCTTGATATCCAAAAAGGTATATACAGAGGAAGATGTTAAGAGTGGCTCTGCTTATGTCAGTGAGTTGGCCGTTGCAGAGTGCGATGAAGAAAGATCGAAGGCGTGTTTTGACGAAGCTCTGTTTTCACTTGTGGAAAGGAAGCTATCGGAAGATGGTGATCACTTTGCTTGCGACGGAGCGGAACTTACAAGATTGGCGTTGCAATGTGTAGATAATTCGTTCGAGCGACCTAGCATGAAGCAAGTTGTAAAATGTTTGCTAAATCTACTAGTTGTCCATAAACATGCTAAAGAATTGGGCATCAAGCAAGTTGTTCGcagaaaaactaaaaaatcacGCATCAAGCGGAAATCCTC
- the LOC126657743 gene encoding L-type lectin-domain containing receptor kinase VII.1-like isoform X2 codes for MVSEKGRTETAIEKWKTGPDRYRRLANAYSLTAKKLFECTNGFSQQNFIANFQFGEVYRGTFLGKDVIVKIWKNENSLYKVKPGDNEERYRDELRVLNYFQENDFHPNMAKPYGDCDDGGYKAIIYHLQPKAIDTLHNLIEKDTFTWPQRIKVALGFASLLEFMHAPHPNYLPYLIRNIDAAHILVDEDYEPILFDVSMISGGILTDKRNVWYQYVDGCCGYVDPLCARPGIWSDKCDVFSYGILLLALIGKRVYKDNAESPPINGSPQNSVMDFGALVHQSLESGSDFYSSDATEITNLAKTCVQSDPLMRPTMKDIMKCLQSLQIVKHYASTWEICKLLNGDKAILTGYHYFDSSGKNTLEEDYDTLEVFSYKELSMFTDGFNEQNFIGKFQFGRVFRGMIRKKKVMVKIWEPSDGIYLACQRGNKGRLRDEIALLRDARFSSHPNMVKLIGYCHEEEKVGAVYDLDPHQTLYNLSPKDDFTWLQRIKVAYEFACLLEFLHAHNLPYMPFLVRNIDAAHIILDKDYSPKLFDFGMAIGGIILDARITRNLYLSGCHGYMDGGRWYTSSDVYAYGCVLLGLISKKVYTEEDVKSGSAYVSELAVAECDEERSKACFDEALFSLVERKLSEDGDHFACDGAELTRLALQCVDNSFERPSMKQVVKCLLNLLVVHKHAKELGIKQVARRKTKKSRIKRKSSRR; via the exons ATGGTCTCCGAAAAAGGGCGAACAGAGACAGCAATTGAAAAATGGAAGACGG GTCCGGACAGATATAGGAGATTGGCTAATGCGTATTCCTTAACTgccaaaaaattatttgaatgtACAAATGGATTCAGTCAACAAAATTTCATCGCAAATTTTCAATTCGGTGAAGTTTACCGTGGAACATTCCTGGGAAAAGATGTGATAGTTAAGATATGGAAAAATGAGAACTCGTTATATAAAGTGAAACCAGGTGATAACGAGGAGAGATATAGG GATGAACTCCGTGTGCTGAATTATTTCCAAGAGAATGATTTTCATCCAAACATGGCAAAGCCTTATGGCGATTGTGACGACGGTGGATATAAAGCTATTATTTATCATCTCCAGCCAAAGGCAATTGATACTCTGCATAATCTCATCGAAAAAG ATACTTTTACGTGGCCGCAGAGGATTAAGGTTGCTCTCGGATTCGCCTCTTTACTTGAATTTATGCATGCTCCGCATCCTAATTATTTGCCCTATCTGATTCGCAATATTGATGCTGCTCATATACTGGTTGATGAG GATTATGAACCTATATTATTTGATGTTAGTATGATCTCTGGGGGAATTCTTACCGACAAAAGAAACGTTTGGTATCAGTATGTGGATGGGTGCTGTGGCTACGTTGATCCACTTTGTGCACGTCCAG GTATATGGTCAGATAAATGTGATGTTTTTTCATATGGTATTCTGCTCTTGGCTCTTATTGGCAAAAGAGTCTACAAGGACAATGCTGAATCGCCCCCAATAAATGGCAGCCCACAAAATTCAGTAATGGACTTCGGTGCACTTGTGCATCAAAGCTTAGAGTCAGGATCGGATTTTTATTCAAGTGATGCAACTGAAATCACCAACTTGGCAAAGACATGTGTTCAGAGTGATCCTCTAATGCGGCCTACAATGAAAGATATTATGAAATGTTTGCAGAGTTTGCAGATTGTTAAACATTATGCAAGCACCTGGGAAATTTGCAAGCTACTTAATGGCGATAAGGCCATTCTTACAGGATATCACTATTTCGATTCATCAG GGAAAAACACTTTGGAAGAAGACTATGACACACTTGAAGTGTTTTCTTACAAAGAGTTAAGTATGTTCACCGATGGATTTAATGAACAAAATTTTATTGGAAAATTCCAATTTGGACGTGTATTTCGTGGCATGATTCGAAAGAAAAAAGTGATGGTGAAGATTTGGGAACCTAGCGATGGAATATATTTGGCTTGTCAGCGTGGTAACAAAGGCAGGTTGAGG GATGAAATTGCATTGCTTCGGGATGCTAGATTTAGCTCTCATCCAAATATGGTGAAATTGATAGGATACTGCCACGAAGAGGAGAAAGTTGGCGCTGTTTATGATCTGGATCCGCATCAAACTTTATATAATCTTTCACCTAAAG ATGACTTCACTTGGCTGCAGAGAATTAAGGTTGCGTATGAGTTTGCTTGCCTTCTTGAGTTTCTACACGCTCACAATTTGCCATATATGCCGTTTCTGGTTCGAAACATAGATGCTGCTCATATTATACTCGATAAG GATTACAGCccaaaattatttgattttgggATGGCTATTGGTGGAATTATTCTTGATGCTAGAATTACCAGAAATCTGTATCTTTCTGGATGTCATGGTTACATGGATGGAG GTAGATGGTATACTTCCTCTGATGTTTATGCATACGGGTGTGTACTTCTGGGCTTGATATCCAAAAAGGTATATACAGAGGAAGATGTTAAGAGTGGCTCTGCTTATGTCAGTGAGTTGGCCGTTGCAGAGTGCGATGAAGAAAGATCGAAGGCGTGTTTTGACGAAGCTCTGTTTTCACTTGTGGAAAGGAAGCTATCGGAAGATGGTGATCACTTTGCTTGCGACGGAGCCGAACTTACAAGATTGGCGTTGCAATGTGTAGATAATTCGTTCGAGCGACCTAGCATGAAGCAAGTTGTAAAATGTTTGCTAAATCTACTAGTTGTCCATAAACATGCTAAAGAATTGGGCATCAAGCAAGTTGCTCGcagaaaaactaaaaaatcacGCATCAAGCGGAAATCCTCGAGGCGATGA
- the LOC126657743 gene encoding uncharacterized protein LOC126657743 isoform X1 — MVSEKGRTETAIEKWKTGPDRYRRLANAYSLTAKKLFECTNGFSQQNFIANFQFGEVYRGTFLGKDVIVKIWKNENSLYKVKPGDNEERYRDELRVLNYFQENDFHPNMAKPYGDCDDGGYKAIIYHLQPKAIDTLHNLIEKDTFTWPQRIKVALGFASLLEFMHAPHPNYLPYLIRNIDAAHILVDEDYEPILFDVSMISGGILTDKRNVWYQYVDGCCGYVDPLCARPGIWSDKCDVFSYGILLLALIGKRVYKDNAESPPINGSPQNSVMDFGALVHQSLESGSDFYSSDATEITNLAKTCVQSDPLMRPTMKDIMKCLQSLQIVKHYASTWEICKLLNGDKAILTGYHYFDSSVKDRRLLTWHSAHFSQLNRGSDYCRAGKNTLEEDYDTLEVFSYKELSMFTDGFNEQNFIGKFQFGRVFRGMIRKKKVMVKIWEPSDGIYLACQRGNKGRLRDEIALLRDARFSSHPNMVKLIGYCHEEEKVGAVYDLDPHQTLYNLSPKDDFTWLQRIKVAYEFACLLEFLHAHNLPYMPFLVRNIDAAHIILDKDYSPKLFDFGMAIGGIILDARITRNLYLSGCHGYMDGGRWYTSSDVYAYGCVLLGLISKKVYTEEDVKSGSAYVSELAVAECDEERSKACFDEALFSLVERKLSEDGDHFACDGAELTRLALQCVDNSFERPSMKQVVKCLLNLLVVHKHAKELGIKQVARRKTKKSRIKRKSSRR, encoded by the exons ATGGTCTCCGAAAAAGGGCGAACAGAGACAGCAATTGAAAAATGGAAGACGG GTCCGGACAGATATAGGAGATTGGCTAATGCGTATTCCTTAACTgccaaaaaattatttgaatgtACAAATGGATTCAGTCAACAAAATTTCATCGCAAATTTTCAATTCGGTGAAGTTTACCGTGGAACATTCCTGGGAAAAGATGTGATAGTTAAGATATGGAAAAATGAGAACTCGTTATATAAAGTGAAACCAGGTGATAACGAGGAGAGATATAGG GATGAACTCCGTGTGCTGAATTATTTCCAAGAGAATGATTTTCATCCAAACATGGCAAAGCCTTATGGCGATTGTGACGACGGTGGATATAAAGCTATTATTTATCATCTCCAGCCAAAGGCAATTGATACTCTGCATAATCTCATCGAAAAAG ATACTTTTACGTGGCCGCAGAGGATTAAGGTTGCTCTCGGATTCGCCTCTTTACTTGAATTTATGCATGCTCCGCATCCTAATTATTTGCCCTATCTGATTCGCAATATTGATGCTGCTCATATACTGGTTGATGAG GATTATGAACCTATATTATTTGATGTTAGTATGATCTCTGGGGGAATTCTTACCGACAAAAGAAACGTTTGGTATCAGTATGTGGATGGGTGCTGTGGCTACGTTGATCCACTTTGTGCACGTCCAG GTATATGGTCAGATAAATGTGATGTTTTTTCATATGGTATTCTGCTCTTGGCTCTTATTGGCAAAAGAGTCTACAAGGACAATGCTGAATCGCCCCCAATAAATGGCAGCCCACAAAATTCAGTAATGGACTTCGGTGCACTTGTGCATCAAAGCTTAGAGTCAGGATCGGATTTTTATTCAAGTGATGCAACTGAAATCACCAACTTGGCAAAGACATGTGTTCAGAGTGATCCTCTAATGCGGCCTACAATGAAAGATATTATGAAATGTTTGCAGAGTTTGCAGATTGTTAAACATTATGCAAGCACCTGGGAAATTTGCAAGCTACTTAATGGCGATAAGGCCATTCTTACAGGATATCACTATTTCGATTCATCAG TGAAGGATAGGAGACTCTTAACATGGCATTCGGCACATTTCTCACAACTCAATAGAGGCTCAGATTATTGCCGAGCAG GGAAAAACACTTTGGAAGAAGACTATGACACACTTGAAGTGTTTTCTTACAAAGAGTTAAGTATGTTCACCGATGGATTTAATGAACAAAATTTTATTGGAAAATTCCAATTTGGACGTGTATTTCGTGGCATGATTCGAAAGAAAAAAGTGATGGTGAAGATTTGGGAACCTAGCGATGGAATATATTTGGCTTGTCAGCGTGGTAACAAAGGCAGGTTGAGG GATGAAATTGCATTGCTTCGGGATGCTAGATTTAGCTCTCATCCAAATATGGTGAAATTGATAGGATACTGCCACGAAGAGGAGAAAGTTGGCGCTGTTTATGATCTGGATCCGCATCAAACTTTATATAATCTTTCACCTAAAG ATGACTTCACTTGGCTGCAGAGAATTAAGGTTGCGTATGAGTTTGCTTGCCTTCTTGAGTTTCTACACGCTCACAATTTGCCATATATGCCGTTTCTGGTTCGAAACATAGATGCTGCTCATATTATACTCGATAAG GATTACAGCccaaaattatttgattttgggATGGCTATTGGTGGAATTATTCTTGATGCTAGAATTACCAGAAATCTGTATCTTTCTGGATGTCATGGTTACATGGATGGAG GTAGATGGTATACTTCCTCTGATGTTTATGCATACGGGTGTGTACTTCTGGGCTTGATATCCAAAAAGGTATATACAGAGGAAGATGTTAAGAGTGGCTCTGCTTATGTCAGTGAGTTGGCCGTTGCAGAGTGCGATGAAGAAAGATCGAAGGCGTGTTTTGACGAAGCTCTGTTTTCACTTGTGGAAAGGAAGCTATCGGAAGATGGTGATCACTTTGCTTGCGACGGAGCCGAACTTACAAGATTGGCGTTGCAATGTGTAGATAATTCGTTCGAGCGACCTAGCATGAAGCAAGTTGTAAAATGTTTGCTAAATCTACTAGTTGTCCATAAACATGCTAAAGAATTGGGCATCAAGCAAGTTGCTCGcagaaaaactaaaaaatcacGCATCAAGCGGAAATCCTCGAGGCGATGA